The genomic interval ATCGCCGAGCTCCACCAGAAGGGCATCGAGGTGTGGGCGGAAGGGGACGCCCTGCGCTTCCGCGCGCCGCCCGGGCACCTCACTGACGCGCTTCGCGCGGCCCTGCGCGAGCAGAAGTCCCAGCTCCTGGAGCACCTGCGCTCTTCTCCTCGCGCCACCGACGAGGTGCGGGCGGCGGTTGTTGCTCCGCCCGAGGATGCGCGCTTCTCTCCGTTCCCGCTCACCGACCTGCAGAACGCCTATTGGGTGGGACGGCAGGACGCCTTCGACGCGGGGGGCGTGTCGGCCCATGGCTATCTGGAAGTGGCGTTCGACGTGCTGGACCCGGAGCGGCTGGAGCGGGTGTTCCAGCGGCTCATCGAGCACCACGACATGCTGCGCATGGTGGTCCTGCCGACGGGCGAGCAGGTGGTCCTCGCCTCGGTGCCGCCGTTCCGCATCCCCGTGCACGACCTGACGCAGGCGTCGCAGGGAGAGGTGGACAGGTGCCTCCAGGCGACGCGCGACGAGCTCTCGCACCAAGTGCTGCCGGCGGACCGCTTCCCGTTGTTCGACGTCCGAGCCACGAGGCTTCCTGGGGGGACCGTCCATCTCCACGTCAGCTTCGACCTCTTGATGGCGGACGCCTTCAGCGTCCAGCTTCTCATCGAGCAGTGCACCCTGTTGTACCAGGACCTGGACGCGCCGCTGCCTCGGTTGAAGCACACGTTTCGTGAGTACTTCAGCGAGCTCGCGCGGCGCCGACGGGAGCAGGGCGCCTCGGCCTATCAGCGCTCGCTGGAGTACTGGCGCAACCGGCTCGCGACACTGCCGGGACCGCCCGAGCTGCCGCTCTCCGCCGACGCGGATGTGAAGGGGCCGCGCCGATTCGTGCGCAGGAAGGCGGAGCTGGAGCCAGCCGCTTGGAGTGCCTTGCGGCGCAATGCCTCGGCCGCGGGCGTGACGGCCTCCATGGCGTTGGGCGCCGCGTTCGCGGAGGTGCTCCGCGCACACAGCCGGAGCAGCCGGCTGACGCTCAATCTGACGTTGTTCAACCGGTTGCCGCTCATCGAGGACGTGGAACAAATCGTGGGCGACTTCACGTCGGGCATCCTGCTGGAGGTGGATGGCACCCGCGTGGAGTCCTTCGCTCAACGGGCGCTGCGTCTTCAAGGTCAGTTCTTCGAGGACCTGGAGCACTCGACGGTGTCGAGCGTGCAGGTGATGCGGGAGGCGAACCGGCTGGGCCGCCTGGACACCAGCACGGGCATGCCCTACGTGTTCACGAGCCTCCTCTCGGAGACGGGCCGTGCCCTGCGCCTGGGGCCAGGGGTCCGTATCGTCGAGGTCATCAGCCAGACGCCGCAAGTGTGGCTGGACCATCAGGTCTTCGAGCTCAATGACAGCCTGTACTTCAGTTGGGACGCCGTCGAGGCGCTGTTCCCTCCGGGGCTGTTGGACACACTCTTCGCCGCCTACGTCCGACTGATTCGCCGGTTGAGCGAGGACCCCTCCGCGTGGGACGCCCCCGCGCGTCAGGCGCTCCCTCCCGAGCAGCTCGCGCGCCGGGAGTCCTACAACGCCACCCAAGGGGCCGTGTCGTCGGCGCGGATGGAGTCGTTGTTCCTGCGGCGAGCGGCGGAGCATCCGGAGGCTCCGGCGGTCATCGCGGGGGACACGGTGCTCCGTTATGGCGAGTTGGAGGACCGCTCGGCGCGGGTCGCGTCCTGGCTCCAGTCACGAGGGGTGGGGCCGGACGTGTTGGTGTCGATTGTCGCGGAGAAGGGGCTGGAGCAGGTGGTGGCCGCGATGGCCATCCTGCGCGCGGGCGCCGCGTACCTTCCCCTGGACCCGGCGTTGCCCACGGAGCGGCTCCACGAATTGCTGCGAGACTCAGGCACGCGGTGGGTCCTCACGCAGTCGCACCTGGAGGAGTCTCTGCGCTGGCCCGAGAGCATCGGGCGGCTCGCGGTGGACCAGGCGATGACGCTTCCGTCGCCAGAGGGCGGGCTCCCCTCGCGCGAGGGCAATGGCCTGGCCTACGTCATCTACACCTCCGGCTCGACCGGCCGGCCCAAGGGCGTGATGATCGACCACCGGGGCGCGGTCAACACGCTGCTCGACATGAACGAGCGCTTCGGCGTGGGCCCGGATGACCGCGTCTTCGCGCTCTCGTCGCTCAGCTTCGACCTGTCGGTCTACGACGTGTTCGGAACGCTGGCCGCGGGGGCCGCCATCGTGATGCCGGCGCCCGGGACGCAGCGGGACCCGGGGCACTGGCTGACCCTGCTCGAGCAGGAGCGGGTGTCGGTCTGGAACTCCGTGCCCGCGTTGATGGAGATGCTCATCGAGTTCATCGAGGGCGAGGGGCGGCGGCTCCCTGATTCGCTGCGGCTCGTGTGGATGAGCGGTGACTGGATTCCCCTCACCTTGCCCGGCCGCCTCCACGCGAGGGGCCGGAACCTGGAGTTGGTGAGTCTGGGAGGCGCCACCGAGGCGTCCATCTGGTCGATTCTCCATCCCATCCGGGACGTGGACCCGACATGGCGCAGCGTTCCGTATGGCGCGCCCATGGTGAACCAGCGCTTCCACGTGTTCGACGAGGCGCTGGAGCCTTGTCCGGAGTGGGTGACCGGGCAGCTCTACATCGGCGGCGTCGGCCTCGCGCTCGGGTACTACGGCGACGCGGAGCGCACGGCCTCGCGCTTCATCACGCATCCCCGGACGGGCGAGCGGCTCTATGCGACCGGGGACCTGGGGCGCTTCCGTCCGGAGGGCTTCATCGAGTTCCTGGGGCGCGAGGACTTCCAGGTCAAGGTGCAAGGACACCGCATCGAGCTGGGAGAAATCGAGGCCGCGCTGAGCACACACCCGGCGGTGCGTGGCGCCGTGGTCAATGCCGTGGGGAAGCCTGGTGGGGCCCGGCGGTTGGTGGCCTACGTCGTCCCGGACGCCATTCCGACGAACGTGCTGGCCCAGGAGCCCGTGGAGGCTCGGCTCGCGGAGGCCCATGAGCCGGAACCTCGGCTGGGCGTCATCTCGGACCCTATCGAGCGGCTCGAGTTCAAGTTGAAGAGCCCCGGGCTGCGAGACGACGTGGGCCACCGGGATGCCGTGTCGCTCCCTCGGCCGGTGCTCGACGCGGAGGCCCTGCGGAGAATCACGGCACGCAAGAGCCATCGCTCGTTCCGCTCGGGCCAGGTCCGCTTCGAGCAGCTCGGGGAGTTGCTGAGCTGCCTGATGCAGGTGCCTCTCGAGGACTCGCTGCTCCCCAAGTACCAGTATGCCTCGGCGGGGGGGCTCTATCCGGTCCAGGTGTATCTGCACGTGAAGCCCGAAGGCGTCACGGGGCTCGCGGGAGGCACGTACTACTACCACCCCAAGCACCATCAACTGGTGTCGCTGTCGCCGGGCGCGGCGATGAGCCGGAGTCAGCACGCTCCAGGCAACCGCGCGGTCTTCGACGGCGCGGCGTTCTCCCTCTTCCTCGTGGGGCAGCTGAACGCCATCCAGCCCTTGTATGGAGAGATGGCGCGGGACTTCTGTCTGCTGGAGGCCGGCTACATCGCGCAGTTGCTGATGGGCTCCGCGGCGGGGGGCGCGCTGGGACTCTGTCCGGTGGGCGGTCTGGACTTCGAGCCGCTGCGCCAGCAATTCGCCCTGGGGGAGCAGCAGGTGCTGCTTCACAGCTTCCTAGGGGGCGAGGTCAGCACGGTGGCGCCGGAGGTCCGGCCCGACGTGAAAGCGGTCCCAGGCGCATTGCTCCCCGAGGAGCTGCGCCGACACCTCATCGCGAAGCTTCCGGACTACATGGTCCCCAGCACCTTCGTGCTGATGGACGCGCTGCCGCTCACCTCCAACGGCAAGGTGGATCGCGACGCGCTTCGTCCACCCGTCGACGCTCCAGCCACGGCAATGCCCAAGGCGCGGGCGCCCCGGACGGAGATGGAGCGCTCGTTGGCCGCCATCCTCCAGGAGGTGTTGAAACTGGAGGACGTGGACGTCCATCGGAACTTCTTCGACCTGGGAGGTACATCGGTCCAGGTCGTGCAGATCCATCGCAAGATGCGGGAGCGGCTCAAGGTGGACCTCCCGATTGCGCAGATGTTCCGCTTCACCACGGTCAGCGCGCTGGCGGAGTACGTGTCGACCCGAGGCACCGGAACGTCCGGCATGGCCCCCCGCGTGGAGGTCCGCCGCGAGGCGCCCCAGCCGAACAAGGTCCGTGTCCCGGAGGCGCGTCCGGATGCGGGGCTGGAGTCGGCGATTGCCATCGTGGGGATGTCCGGGCGTTTTCCCGGGGCCAGGAACCTGGACGAGTTCTGGCGGAACCTGCGTGAGGGCGTGGAGTCGGTCACCTTCTTCACGGAAGCAGAGCTGCGAGGCTCGGTGTTGGAGCCCTCCCAGTTGGACCAGCCGGGTTACGTCCCGGCGGGCGCCATCCTCGACGATGTGGAGCTCTTCGACGCCGAGCATTTCGGCTTCATGCCGAAGCAGGCGCGGCTGACGGACCCGCAGCACCGCATCTTCATGGAGTGTGTCTGGGAAGCCATCGAGGACGCGGGCTATGACCCGAAGCGGCTCGACAAGCGCGTGGGCGTCTATGCGGGCTCCATTCTCAGCAACTACCTCCTGTACCACCTGGGGCAGACGGTGGGGCGCGAGGGCATTGTCCGCGACCTTCAGACGTTGATTGGGAACGACAAGGACTATCTGGCCACGCACGTGTCCTACCGGCTGGGATTGAAAGGGCCCAGCGTCAGCGTGCAGACGGCGTGCTCCACCTCCCTGGTTGCGGTGCATCTGGCCAGTCAGGCCCTGCGCAACGGTGAGTGCGACATGGCGCTGGCGGGAGGCGTGGCCGTGCGGCTGCCGCAGCGCTCCGGCTACCTCTACGAGCAGGGGGCCATCCTCTCTCCAGATGGACACTGCCGCGCGTTCGACGCGGAGGCCCAGGGGACCCTCTTCGGAAGTGGCGCGGGTGTCGTGGTCCTCAAGCGGTTGAAGGACGCGCTCGCGGAAGGGGACTGCGTTCGCGCGGTCATCCGAGGCTCCGCCGTCAACAACGATGGCGCGATGAAGGCGGGCTACACGGCGCCGAGCCAGGAGGGGCAGGCCGCGGTGATATCCGCCGCGCTGTCCGCAGCGGGAGTGAGTCCCTCCAGCATCGGCTACGTCGAGGCACACGGCACGGGCACGCCCCTGGGGGACCAGATTGAGTTGTCCGCGCTCCAGCAAGCCTTCGGAGTCGAGTCGGTGGACGCGGGCGCGGGCACCTGGCCCATCGGCTCGGTGAAGACCAACGTGGGGCACCTGGAGGTGGCCGCGGGTATCGCGGGGCTCATCAAGACGGTGTTGTCGCTACAGCACCGGGCCCTTCCTCCCAGCTTGAACTTCGAGCGTCCTCAGGCCGACTTCGTGCGCAGCCCCTTCACCGTGAACACGCGCCTCACGGAGTGGCGCCGCACCGCGACGCCGCGCAGGGCGGGCGTGAGCTCGTTTGGCATTGGCGGGACGAACGCGCATGTGGTGCTCGAGGAAGCACCCGAGGTGGGGAGGCGGGAAGAGAAGGAGGAAGGGAGAGCGAGGGTGTTGGCGCTGTCGGCGAGGAGCGAGAAGGCGCTGAGGGAGTTGGCGGGGAGGTACGCGAGGGGAGCGGAGGGAGAGGTGGGGGACGTGTGCTTCACGGCGAACGAGGGGAGAGGGAGGTACGTGGAGAGGGTGGCGGTGGTGGGGAGGACGCTGGAGGAGATGAAGGAGGAGTTGAGGAGGTACGAGAGGGAAGGTGTGGTGGAGAAGGGGGCGGTGGGGAAGGCGAAGAAGGTGGGGGGAGAAGAGGTGGTGATGCTCTTCACGGGGCAGGGGGGGCAGGAGGAGGGGATGGGGAGGGAGCTGTACGAGACGGAAGAGACATTCCGGGAAGAGATGAGGAAGTGCGACGAGGTGGTGAGGAGGGAGATGGGGGAGTCGCTGGTGGAGGTGCTGTACGGGGGGAAGGGGAAGTTGCTGGAGAAGGCGAGGATGTCGCAGGCGGCGTTGTTCGCGGTGGAGTACGGGCTGGCGAAGGTGTGGATGAAGTGGGGAGTGAAGCCAGCGGCGGTGATGGGGCACAGCCTGGGAGAGTACGTGGCGGCGTGCGTGGCGGGAGTGTTTGGGGTGGAGGAGGGGCTGAAGCTGGTGATGGAGAGAGGGAGGTTGATGGAGGGGTTGGAGGGGAAGGGGAGGATGGTGGCGGTGATGTGCGGGGAGGAGGAGGTGAGGAGAGAGGGGGGAGGAGGGCTGATAGCGGCGGTGAACGGGCCCGAGGAGGTGGTGCTGTCAGGGAGGGAGGAGGAGGTGGAGGAGGTGGTGGAGAGGCTGAGGGGGAAGGGGAAGGAGAGCCGGAGGCTGAAGACGACGCATGCGTTTCATTCGGAGTTGATGGAGCCGATGAGGGAGGAGTTGGAGAGGGTGGCGGGAGAGGTGAGGATGGAGAGGGGGGAGGTGGAGTGGGTGTCGAATGTGAGTGGGAGGGAGGTGAAGGGGGACGAGGCGAGGAGTGGGAGGTATTGGGGGAGACACCTGAGGGAGCCGGTGAGGTGGTGGGAGGGATTGAAGGGGTTGTATGAGAAGGGGTACCGGGTATTCGTGGAGGTGGGGCCGAAGGCGACGCTGACGGGGATAGGGAAGAGGTATCTGGGAGGAGGGGAGTGGGTGGGGAGCCTGAAGCCGGGGAGGAGTGACAGAGAGGAGCTGCTGGGGAGCGCGGCGCGGTTGTATGTGAAAGGGGTGGAGGTGAAGTGGGGGGAGATGGAGGGGGGCAAAGAGAGACGGCGAGTGCCCTTGCCCACGTATCCCTTTCAACGCGAGCGCTTCTGGCTGGAGCGCCCTCGAGAAGACAGACATCCAGGCGCATCGTTGTCCACCGGCCCCGGGCTGCTCGGCCGCCGCATCCAGTCGCCCGCCCTCAAGCAAACAGTCTTCGAATCGTCCATCAGCGCGGGCGCGTGGACCTTCCTCTCCGACCATCGTGTCCATGGTGTCTCGGTGCTGCCGTCGACGGTGCTGATGGAGATGGCGCGCGCCACGGCGCTGCGGCTCCTGGGCGCTGGCGCGCATGCGGTCGAGGACCTGAGCATCCATGAGGCACTCGTCCTCCACGGCGAGACGGCGCGAACGGTCCAGCTCATCGTGCCGGCGGAAGGCGGGGACTCGCTGCCGTTCCAGGTCTTCAGCGCGGACGCAGCCGCGACGGAGGCCGAGTGGAAGCTTCATGCGTCCGGCAGACTCCAGCGGGCCGCGAGGGATTCCACCGCGCCGGAGCCGCGTGCCCTCGAGACATGGCTCTCACGGTGCCCGAAGGAGGTCCCTGTCGCGGCGCTCTATGAACACTTCCAGTCGCGAGGGATTCAGTACGGCCCGTCTCTCCGGGGAGTCGAGCGCATCTTCTTGGGGACGGGCGAGGCCCTGGGATGGATTCAGCTCCCCGCGGACCTGGCGTCGGATGGGTTGGGTGGTGCGCTCCATCCCGTGCTGCTCGATGCGTGTCTCCAGGTCTGTGGCGCGCTGTTCCTCGACGGTGGCGCGGGCTTGTCCGAAGGAACGCTCTACCTGCCTGTCTCGATGAGGCAGCTCCGCGTGTGGCGTGAGCCTGGGACCTCTTGCTGGAGTCATGTGTCCATCACGCAAGAGACCTCGGCGGCCGGCGTGACGTTGGTGGGGACGGTCCGCCTGTTGGATTCATTGGGCGCGGTGTGCGCCGAGCTGGAAGGGCTCCGGTTCCAGCAGGTTGGTTCCTCCGCGTTGCAGCGGCTGCTCGGAAAGGGGCGGGATTGGACCTACGAGGTGAGCTGGGAGCCGCGTCCCTTGGCGGTCCCGGTGGAGCGCACGGACCGCCCCGAGTCCTGGGTGGTGTTCTCCGATGCGGGAGGCGTGGGGACCGAGCTCGCCCGATTGTTGGAGGCCCGTGGCTCGCGGTGTGTGTGGGCGCGTCCTGGCGCCGCTTATTCCTCTCACGAGGGGCGGAGCTTCACGCTGGACCCCTCGCGTGTGGAGGACTTCGCCCGCTTGTTCCAGGAGGTCTCCCGTGACGGAGCGCCACCCTGCCGGGGTGTCGTGTTCCTCTGGGGACTTGATGCGGGGCAGGAGTCCGCTGTGTGTCAGGGCGCACTCCACCTGAGCCAGGTGCTCGTGGGCTGGGGCATGGCGGTTCCTCCTCGACTCTGGATGGTGACGCGAGGAGTCCAGCGCACGAAACACGAAGCCTTTGTCCCGGCGGTCGCTCACGCCGAGCTGTGGGGCCTCGGGCGCACCCTGGCCCTGGAACAGCCTGCCACCTGGGGGGCGCTCATCGACCTCGACGCGGCCGCACACGAGCGTGATTCAGCGCGGGTGATGGCCGAGCTTCATCAGCCACCCGAAGGCGAACAGGTCGCCTACCGGGACGGCCGGCGCTTTGTCGCGCGGCTCACACGTTGTCCGGTGGCTGCTTCGGTCCGTCCGCCAGCGGCGCGTGTCCGCCGCGACGCGAGCTATCTCATCACGGGAGGTCTGGGCGCCCTGGGGCTCCTCGTGGCGCGGTGGCTGGTGGGCCAGGGGGCCCGGCACCTGGTGTTGATGGGGCGCTCGCCCCAGGGCGAGACCTCTCGCGAGTGGGTGCGCTCACTGGAGAACGAAGGGGCGCGCATCGACTGCGTGCAAGGGGATGTGTCGCGTCCCGAGGACGTGTCACGCGTCGTGGCGGCCATCTCGCGGAGCGGGCATCCCCTGCGCGGCGTGGTGCATGCCGCGGGTGTCGTGGACGATGCGACGCTCCCGTCTCTCGACTGGAAGCGCTTCGAGCGGGTGCTGGCCCCCAAGCAGCAAGGGAGTTGGAACCTGCACCAGCAGACGAAGTCCCTCCCCCTGGACTTCTTCGTGTTGTTCTCCTCGTCGTCCTCCGTGCTGGGCGCCGCGGGGCAGGCCAACTACGCGGCGGCGAATGCGTTCATGGATGTGCTCGCGCAGCACCGCCAGGCGCTCGGGCTTCCGGCCGTGAGCATCAACTGGGGCCCCTGGAGTGGCGACGGCATGGCGGCCGCGCTCGAGGTGCCGGAGCAGCGGCGATGGTTCGACTGGATTGAACCGTCCCAGGGGCTGGAGCTGCTGGGCCAGGTCATGGACTCGGGGCGCCCCCAGGTGGCGGTGCTGCCCGTGGACTGGCGCCGGTATCTCCAACGCCAGGCGGACCTGGGCGCAGTGGGAATCCTGCGGAGCGTGCTCGACGACGCGCGGGTGACCATGCCCCGGCCGGACATCGTGCCGATGGTGGACCGGCTGAAGGGACAGCAACGCAAACGCCAGCAGGAGACACTTTTCGAGCACGTCCACCAGCAGGTCGCACAGGTGCTGGGATGGGATGCCTCGAAGCAGATGCCGGGGAACCAGGGCCTGTTCGATGCGGGGCTCGATTCGCTCCTCGCTGTCGAACTGCGCAATCGGCTCCAGCGGAGTCTGGGCGTCGAGCAGCCCTTGTCGGCAACCCTGGTGTTCGAACACCCGAACATCGACTCCCTGACAGCTCACCTGGCGACGGAGGTCTTCGCGCTAGGTCCTTGGGTGGCTACCGAGCAACCCGCCCTCTCCGCTCAGGAGGGCGCGGGATTGGCGCAGCTCGAGCAACTCCCTCATGAAGAGCTGGGGTCGAGGCTCGACCAGAAGCTCGCGGCACTCGAGAAGTGGATGGGTGGGGAGTAGCGCCCGTCACGGCGCGACCCCCTCCCGATACCCCCGCGTCGACGTCCAGGAAAGAGGCACGACGATGAGCACCCTCGTGGAATCGCACGACCACAGTGCGCGCCTGGCGCGCGCCTTGGTGGCGTTGGAGAAGATGCAGGCACGGCTGGAGGCGAGCGAACGCGAGAAGCGTGAGCCCATCGCCATCATCGGAATGGCGTGCCGCATGCCGGGAGGCGCGCACAGCCCGGAGGCGCTCTGGGCGCTGCTGCGCGACGGCCGCGATGCCATCGTCGAGGTTCCTCCGGACCGCTGGCCCATCGACGACTACTTCGACCCGGACCCCGGCGCGGAAGGGAAGATGTATACGCGCTGGGGTGGCTTCCTGAAGGGAGTCCGCCTCGATGAGCTCGACGCCCGCTTCTTCGGCATCGCACCGAGGGAAGCGGCGAGCATGGACCCTCAGCAGCGGTTGATGCTGGAGGTGACGTGGGAGGCGCTCGCCAACGCGGGGCAGGCGCAGGAGCGCATCGCGAACAGCCTCACGGGCGTCTTCGTGGGCGTGATGCTCAATGACTACTCCCTGCTCCAGGCGCGAGAGGGAGACCCCGCCGCGTTGGATGCCTATCTGGCCTTTGGCAGTGAGCCCAGCTTCATGGCGGGAAGGCTCTCCTTCATCCTGGGCGCTCGAGGGCCGAGCATGGCGGTGAACACCGCGTGCTCCTCGTCGCTCGTGACGGTGCAGATGGCGTGTCAGAGCCTGCGCGCCCGAGAGAGCAACATGGCCATCGCGGGCGGCGTGAGCGTGATTCTGGCGCCGGATGGGCACATCGTTTCATCCCGCCTCCGCTCCCAGTCTCCCACCGGGCGCTGCAGGACGTTCGACACCGCCGCGGATGGCTACGTGCGCGGCGAGGGATGCGGCGTCGTGGTGCTCAAGAGGCTCTCCGATGCCCTGGCCGACGGGGACCCCGTCCTGGCCATCATCCGAGGCGGCGCGGTCAATCACGACGGCCCCAGCGGGGGCCTCACCGTCCCGAGCGGTCCGGCGCAGGAAGAGGTGATTCGCAGGGCGCTGGCCAGCGCGGGCGTCGAGCCGGCGCAGGTGAGCTACATCGAGGCCCACGGCACGGGGACTCCCCTCGGAGACCCGATAGAAGTCCGCGCGCTCCAGAAGGTCTTCGCTCCAGGGCGCGAGCGCTCGCGCCCGCTCCACCTCGGCTCCATCAAGACCAACCTTGGACACCTGGAGGCCGCCGCGGGCATCGCGGGGTTGATGAAGGTGGTGCTGATGCTTCAGCACCGGGAGCTTCCGCCCCATCTCCACCTGCGTGAGCCCACCCGGGCCATCTCCTGGGACGTGCTGCCCCTGGCCATTCCCACCCAGGTACAGCCATGGGAGGTGGCCTCGGGAAGGCGGATGGCGGGTGTCAGCTCCTTCGGGCTGAGCGGCATCAAC from Myxococcus stipitatus carries:
- a CDS encoding non-ribosomal peptide synthetase/type I polyketide synthase, translated to MSASKLIAELHQKGIEVWAEGDALRFRAPPGHLTDALRAALREQKSQLLEHLRSSPRATDEVRAAVVAPPEDARFSPFPLTDLQNAYWVGRQDAFDAGGVSAHGYLEVAFDVLDPERLERVFQRLIEHHDMLRMVVLPTGEQVVLASVPPFRIPVHDLTQASQGEVDRCLQATRDELSHQVLPADRFPLFDVRATRLPGGTVHLHVSFDLLMADAFSVQLLIEQCTLLYQDLDAPLPRLKHTFREYFSELARRRREQGASAYQRSLEYWRNRLATLPGPPELPLSADADVKGPRRFVRRKAELEPAAWSALRRNASAAGVTASMALGAAFAEVLRAHSRSSRLTLNLTLFNRLPLIEDVEQIVGDFTSGILLEVDGTRVESFAQRALRLQGQFFEDLEHSTVSSVQVMREANRLGRLDTSTGMPYVFTSLLSETGRALRLGPGVRIVEVISQTPQVWLDHQVFELNDSLYFSWDAVEALFPPGLLDTLFAAYVRLIRRLSEDPSAWDAPARQALPPEQLARRESYNATQGAVSSARMESLFLRRAAEHPEAPAVIAGDTVLRYGELEDRSARVASWLQSRGVGPDVLVSIVAEKGLEQVVAAMAILRAGAAYLPLDPALPTERLHELLRDSGTRWVLTQSHLEESLRWPESIGRLAVDQAMTLPSPEGGLPSREGNGLAYVIYTSGSTGRPKGVMIDHRGAVNTLLDMNERFGVGPDDRVFALSSLSFDLSVYDVFGTLAAGAAIVMPAPGTQRDPGHWLTLLEQERVSVWNSVPALMEMLIEFIEGEGRRLPDSLRLVWMSGDWIPLTLPGRLHARGRNLELVSLGGATEASIWSILHPIRDVDPTWRSVPYGAPMVNQRFHVFDEALEPCPEWVTGQLYIGGVGLALGYYGDAERTASRFITHPRTGERLYATGDLGRFRPEGFIEFLGREDFQVKVQGHRIELGEIEAALSTHPAVRGAVVNAVGKPGGARRLVAYVVPDAIPTNVLAQEPVEARLAEAHEPEPRLGVISDPIERLEFKLKSPGLRDDVGHRDAVSLPRPVLDAEALRRITARKSHRSFRSGQVRFEQLGELLSCLMQVPLEDSLLPKYQYASAGGLYPVQVYLHVKPEGVTGLAGGTYYYHPKHHQLVSLSPGAAMSRSQHAPGNRAVFDGAAFSLFLVGQLNAIQPLYGEMARDFCLLEAGYIAQLLMGSAAGGALGLCPVGGLDFEPLRQQFALGEQQVLLHSFLGGEVSTVAPEVRPDVKAVPGALLPEELRRHLIAKLPDYMVPSTFVLMDALPLTSNGKVDRDALRPPVDAPATAMPKARAPRTEMERSLAAILQEVLKLEDVDVHRNFFDLGGTSVQVVQIHRKMRERLKVDLPIAQMFRFTTVSALAEYVSTRGTGTSGMAPRVEVRREAPQPNKVRVPEARPDAGLESAIAIVGMSGRFPGARNLDEFWRNLREGVESVTFFTEAELRGSVLEPSQLDQPGYVPAGAILDDVELFDAEHFGFMPKQARLTDPQHRIFMECVWEAIEDAGYDPKRLDKRVGVYAGSILSNYLLYHLGQTVGREGIVRDLQTLIGNDKDYLATHVSYRLGLKGPSVSVQTACSTSLVAVHLASQALRNGECDMALAGGVAVRLPQRSGYLYEQGAILSPDGHCRAFDAEAQGTLFGSGAGVVVLKRLKDALAEGDCVRAVIRGSAVNNDGAMKAGYTAPSQEGQAAVISAALSAAGVSPSSIGYVEAHGTGTPLGDQIELSALQQAFGVESVDAGAGTWPIGSVKTNVGHLEVAAGIAGLIKTVLSLQHRALPPSLNFERPQADFVRSPFTVNTRLTEWRRTATPRRAGVSSFGIGGTNAHVVLEEAPEVGRREEKEEGRARVLALSARSEKALRELAGRYARGAEGEVGDVCFTANEGRGRYVERVAVVGRTLEEMKEELRRYEREGVVEKGAVGKAKKVGGEEVVMLFTGQGGQEEGMGRELYETEETFREEMRKCDEVVRREMGESLVEVLYGGKGKLLEKARMSQAALFAVEYGLAKVWMKWGVKPAAVMGHSLGEYVAACVAGVFGVEEGLKLVMERGRLMEGLEGKGRMVAVMCGEEEVRREGGGGLIAAVNGPEEVVLSGREEEVEEVVERLRGKGKESRRLKTTHAFHSELMEPMREELERVAGEVRMERGEVEWVSNVSGREVKGDEARSGRYWGRHLREPVRWWEGLKGLYEKGYRVFVEVGPKATLTGIGKRYLGGGEWVGSLKPGRSDREELLGSAARLYVKGVEVKWGEMEGGKERRRVPLPTYPFQRERFWLERPREDRHPGASLSTGPGLLGRRIQSPALKQTVFESSISAGAWTFLSDHRVHGVSVLPSTVLMEMARATALRLLGAGAHAVEDLSIHEALVLHGETARTVQLIVPAEGGDSLPFQVFSADAAATEAEWKLHASGRLQRAARDSTAPEPRALETWLSRCPKEVPVAALYEHFQSRGIQYGPSLRGVERIFLGTGEALGWIQLPADLASDGLGGALHPVLLDACLQVCGALFLDGGAGLSEGTLYLPVSMRQLRVWREPGTSCWSHVSITQETSAAGVTLVGTVRLLDSLGAVCAELEGLRFQQVGSSALQRLLGKGRDWTYEVSWEPRPLAVPVERTDRPESWVVFSDAGGVGTELARLLEARGSRCVWARPGAAYSSHEGRSFTLDPSRVEDFARLFQEVSRDGAPPCRGVVFLWGLDAGQESAVCQGALHLSQVLVGWGMAVPPRLWMVTRGVQRTKHEAFVPAVAHAELWGLGRTLALEQPATWGALIDLDAAAHERDSARVMAELHQPPEGEQVAYRDGRRFVARLTRCPVAASVRPPAARVRRDASYLITGGLGALGLLVARWLVGQGARHLVLMGRSPQGETSREWVRSLENEGARIDCVQGDVSRPEDVSRVVAAISRSGHPLRGVVHAAGVVDDATLPSLDWKRFERVLAPKQQGSWNLHQQTKSLPLDFFVLFSSSSSVLGAAGQANYAAANAFMDVLAQHRQALGLPAVSINWGPWSGDGMAAALEVPEQRRWFDWIEPSQGLELLGQVMDSGRPQVAVLPVDWRRYLQRQADLGAVGILRSVLDDARVTMPRPDIVPMVDRLKGQQRKRQQETLFEHVHQQVAQVLGWDASKQMPGNQGLFDAGLDSLLAVELRNRLQRSLGVEQPLSATLVFEHPNIDSLTAHLATEVFALGPWVATEQPALSAQEGAGLAQLEQLPHEELGSRLDQKLAALEKWMGGE